Proteins co-encoded in one Roseofilum casamattae BLCC-M143 genomic window:
- a CDS encoding DUF4089 domain-containing protein, producing the protein MNTSEINPQTFALHMALILDLPPEWASQPGVIANIARLLEIARSIAQFPLSDDIEVAPIFRP; encoded by the coding sequence ATGAATACTTCAGAGATTAATCCACAGACCTTTGCCCTACACATGGCATTAATTCTAGATTTACCTCCAGAATGGGCCAGCCAACCAGGCGTTATTGCCAATATAGCTCGATTGCTAGAGATCGCTCGATCGATCGCTCAATTTCCTCTGTCTGACGATATTGAAGTCGCTCCGATTTTCCGACCATGA
- a CDS encoding type II toxin-antitoxin system HicB family antitoxin — MLREKKPGSDRVIMPCTHGKTRTDAIVHAEEVIQMYLEAWQEEGQPIPQPQYLQTA, encoded by the coding sequence ATGTTGCGGGAGAAGAAACCGGGTAGCGATCGCGTCATCATGCCTTGTACCCATGGTAAAACTCGGACTGACGCTATTGTTCATGCCGAAGAAGTCATCCAAATGTATCTCGAAGCGTGGCAAGAAGAAGGACAACCCATCCCGCAACCGCAATATTTGCAGACGGCTTAA
- a CDS encoding glycosyltransferase family 2 protein — translation MNPTYSIIIPIYNEEQTIPELYRRTSQVMDRLLAAVELILVNDGSSDGSLELIRDLQEQDSRVCYLSFARNFGHQIAVTAGLNYARGRVVAILDGDLQDPPELILDMQKLWEQGYHVVYAQRTRRHQESLGKQWLAYLFYRILQNLADVEIPADTGDFCLLDRRVVDLLNQMPERDRYIRGLRAWVGFEQTAILYERSPRFSGDVKYTFAQSLALGINGIVSFSKVPLRVSTYLGLVAAAIALLMAALVFYWRLVEPTAPINGFATILIALFFLGAVQLVCIGILGEYIGRIYEEVKGRPLYILAEVRGWENS, via the coding sequence GTGAATCCAACCTACTCGATTATTATTCCAATTTATAATGAGGAACAGACGATTCCGGAACTCTATCGTCGCACGAGTCAAGTCATGGATCGACTCTTGGCTGCGGTAGAATTAATTTTGGTCAATGATGGCAGTAGCGATGGTTCTCTCGAGCTGATTCGCGATTTACAAGAGCAAGATTCGCGAGTTTGCTATCTCAGCTTTGCTCGAAATTTCGGCCATCAAATTGCAGTTACGGCAGGATTAAATTACGCGCGAGGTCGAGTTGTTGCGATTCTCGATGGCGATTTACAAGATCCTCCAGAACTGATTCTCGACATGCAAAAACTTTGGGAACAAGGCTATCATGTTGTCTACGCGCAACGGACGCGCCGCCATCAAGAGTCTTTGGGAAAACAATGGTTGGCTTATCTATTTTATCGAATTTTACAAAATCTAGCGGATGTAGAAATTCCGGCAGATACGGGAGATTTTTGTTTGCTAGATCGCCGGGTGGTCGATCTTTTGAATCAAATGCCGGAGCGCGATCGCTATATTCGCGGATTGCGAGCCTGGGTTGGCTTCGAGCAAACTGCCATTTTATACGAGCGCAGTCCTCGTTTTTCTGGCGACGTTAAATATACGTTTGCTCAATCTTTGGCATTAGGAATTAATGGAATTGTGTCGTTCTCGAAAGTTCCTTTGCGGGTTTCAACTTATCTCGGATTAGTCGCCGCTGCGATCGCATTATTGATGGCCGCGCTCGTTTTTTACTGGCGTCTTGTCGAACCCACAGCACCCATTAATGGCTTTGCAACAATTCTGATTGCTCTGTTTTTCCTAGGAGCCGTTCAACTCGTCTGTATTGGCATTCTCGGAGAATATATCGGCCGCATTTACGAGGAAGTAAAAGGGCGACCGTTGTATATTCTTGCCGAAGTCCGAGGATGGGAAAACTCCTGA
- a CDS encoding OmpA family protein: MAEPSESPTPPSSPPRGRLVVFFLTMVFRLLLLGVGSPIAFIVGIAIAFVYPARNPPTPWIEQVGQRPFRPLTLQWWQGNRPVQLVPLSSEQRQQGQQELQQLKSELSRWSDRLTLLENRLDRPLPDKNIETRLNLLEQQLFPQSAAASDDRARFLVTLPSDRLFAEDRSSLNPAQSELLDSIIADLRNYPGSIVQITAYTDNLGDAQENLELSLQQSTTVYDYLYPGLGDDYSFVRVGYGETRPIVPNDSEINRQRNRRVEITID; this comes from the coding sequence GTGGCCGAACCCTCCGAATCTCCAACTCCGCCATCTTCCCCACCCCGAGGACGATTAGTCGTCTTCTTTTTAACGATGGTATTTCGGTTGCTATTGCTCGGTGTCGGCAGTCCCATCGCCTTTATTGTCGGAATTGCGATCGCCTTTGTCTACCCCGCTCGCAATCCGCCAACACCTTGGATCGAACAAGTCGGGCAACGTCCCTTTCGTCCGCTCACCTTACAATGGTGGCAAGGAAATCGCCCGGTACAACTGGTTCCCTTGAGTTCCGAACAGCGGCAACAAGGACAGCAGGAACTACAGCAACTCAAGTCCGAACTGTCCCGTTGGAGCGATCGCCTCACCTTGCTCGAAAATCGCTTAGATCGACCCCTTCCGGACAAAAACATCGAAACTCGCCTCAATCTGCTCGAACAGCAGCTCTTTCCGCAATCTGCTGCCGCTAGCGACGATCGCGCGAGGTTTCTGGTAACCCTACCGAGCGATCGGTTATTCGCCGAAGATCGGAGCAGTCTCAATCCCGCTCAATCCGAGCTACTCGATAGTATTATTGCCGATCTGCGCAACTATCCCGGTTCCATCGTGCAAATTACCGCTTATACCGACAACTTAGGCGATGCGCAAGAAAACTTAGAGCTGTCTCTGCAACAAAGTACCACAGTTTACGACTATCTCTATCCCGGATTAGGCGATGATTATTCTTTTGTCCGAGTTGGTTATGGGGAAACCCGACCCATTGTCCCCAACGATTCGGAGATTAATCGCCAGCGCAATCGTCGGGTAGAAATTACGATTGACTAG
- the tumA gene encoding antitoxin TumA encodes MRKQTIQYTSPLDALVAVAKRLSLYENQHNLSSEEFFRQYDRGLFSDEIQFVEWANDYRHFLALRQELEERINHAA; translated from the coding sequence ATGCGCAAACAGACGATTCAATATACATCCCCATTAGATGCCTTGGTTGCCGTTGCCAAGCGATTAAGCTTGTATGAAAACCAGCATAATCTGAGTTCTGAGGAATTTTTTCGCCAATACGATCGCGGACTATTCTCAGATGAGATTCAATTTGTCGAATGGGCAAATGATTACCGTCACTTTCTGGCTCTGCGTCAAGAACTAGAAGAACGGATTAACCATGCTGCATGA
- a CDS encoding AtzE family amidohydrolase, with product MTLDLSYLDSVAIARAVRNQQYTSAEVVEAILDRIARDNGTINSLTHILGDRALAQARSLERQMADSYYPGALAGVPFAVKNLFDIAGITTLAGSKINRTNPPAAEDATAITRLKRAGAILVGTTNMDEYAYGFVTENTHYGPTHNPHDLTRIAGGSSGGSAAAVAAGLVPFSLGSDTNGSVRVPAALCGVYGLKPTYGRLSRAGAALFSSSLDHIGFFARSVRDIATLFDVLQGEDPRDPVCSSLPPEPSLPQLHQRLGNLRIAIATDYFTEGGTAETLAAVEEIARVLGVTERVTLPETERARQAAYLITASEGANLHWQKLRNCPQEFDPATRDRFFAGATIPSQWYLQAQRFRRWYRDRIRQVFRHVDVILAPTTPWSATPIGQTHIDIDGEAIEIRSHLGRYTQPLSFIGLPVLSIPVCRPHALPVGVQLIAAPYNEALIFRVAAALEARGAIVCSPVSIAAN from the coding sequence ATGACCCTCGATCTCAGTTATCTGGACTCTGTCGCGATCGCTCGTGCCGTACGCAATCAACAGTATACGAGCGCGGAAGTGGTGGAAGCCATTCTCGATCGCATTGCCAGAGACAATGGGACGATTAATAGCTTAACTCATATTCTCGGCGATCGCGCCCTAGCTCAAGCGCGATCGCTCGAGCGGCAAATGGCCGACAGCTACTATCCGGGGGCCTTAGCTGGAGTTCCCTTTGCCGTGAAAAATCTCTTCGATATTGCCGGAATTACCACATTAGCTGGCTCGAAAATCAATCGTACCAATCCCCCAGCCGCTGAAGATGCCACCGCCATTACTCGCCTCAAACGAGCGGGAGCCATCTTAGTCGGAACGACCAATATGGATGAATATGCTTACGGCTTTGTTACTGAAAATACCCATTACGGCCCCACTCACAACCCCCACGATCTGACTCGCATTGCCGGAGGTTCCTCCGGAGGTTCCGCCGCTGCCGTAGCGGCGGGTCTTGTCCCCTTCAGCCTGGGTAGCGACACGAATGGGTCGGTTCGAGTCCCCGCTGCTCTTTGCGGCGTATACGGGCTAAAACCGACCTACGGCCGGCTATCGCGAGCGGGAGCTGCTCTATTTTCCAGCAGTCTCGACCATATCGGTTTCTTTGCTCGTTCGGTACGAGATATAGCCACCTTATTTGATGTTTTGCAAGGAGAAGATCCTCGAGATCCGGTCTGCTCCAGCCTGCCTCCAGAACCGAGTCTGCCCCAACTACATCAGCGCTTGGGCAATTTGCGCATTGCGATCGCCACGGATTATTTTACGGAAGGCGGAACGGCAGAAACCTTAGCAGCAGTGGAAGAGATTGCCCGAGTTCTAGGAGTCACCGAGCGCGTCACATTACCGGAAACCGAACGAGCCAGACAAGCGGCTTATCTGATTACTGCCAGTGAAGGCGCTAACCTGCATTGGCAAAAATTGCGTAATTGCCCGCAAGAGTTCGATCCAGCTACCCGCGATCGCTTTTTCGCCGGAGCCACGATCCCATCCCAGTGGTATCTGCAAGCACAACGGTTTCGCCGCTGGTATCGCGATCGCATTCGCCAAGTCTTCCGCCACGTTGATGTCATTCTCGCTCCCACCACGCCCTGGAGCGCCACCCCTATCGGTCAAACCCACATCGACATCGACGGAGAAGCGATCGAAATTCGCTCTCATCTGGGACGCTATACTCAGCCCCTCTCCTTCATCGGGCTGCCAGTGCTCTCCATTCCCGTGTGTCGTCCCCATGCTCTACCCGTGGGAGTGCAGTTAATTGCCGCTCCCTACAACGAAGCTCTCATTTTCCGCGTCGCAGCGGCTCTCGAAGCCCGAGGCGCGATCGTCTGTTCTCCAGTCTCAATTGCAGCCAACTAA
- a CDS encoding sensor histidine kinase, whose amino-acid sequence MLKSNLLQFPMRSLVNWSRDWTISKKIGYGYAIAIGIATLGAVMGLIVGEHYQRQAKEQLARAEKQKEYLIQVENLVLKIRYHQKKLLIVLDNPLWFNYETSEFDNNVNELKRVLENLAIFIEENPDSLAVPRERFLEFDREYANLVERYSVRVQSLWTIVNPLNVAADDRPLAQAELIEAMTGQKALHFRLGFERLAEKLLPIKIAANKQQKIAIAELVRANRLRWIIILSSLVGSGAIAAVSVWYASRAIAHPLEQVTDIARKVTAESNFNLRAPMTANDETAILAESLNQLIAWVGQYTEELEHALESLKQTQTQLIQTEKMSSLGQMVAGVAHEINNPMNFIRGNLSYLEQSLQDLLALIDIYAEHYPTPVAEVEEAIQNIDLDFVRSDMPAVMKSMQIGSKRVQDIVLSLRNFSRLDEAETKEVDLHEGLDSTLTILSNRLREEMTVVKHYGDLPLVYCYPAQLNQVFLNLIANSLDALAEVEVREQVITISTEVLPGDRVQVKISDNGSGIPDEIKDKLFDPFFTTKPIGQGTGLGLSVVYQIVETHQGTITVNSQVGVGSEFIVELPIHSPLSLGKKTSQS is encoded by the coding sequence ATGTTAAAGTCCAATCTGCTCCAGTTTCCCATGCGATCGCTCGTTAATTGGAGCCGTGATTGGACGATATCGAAAAAAATTGGCTATGGCTATGCGATCGCCATTGGTATTGCTACATTAGGGGCGGTCATGGGATTGATTGTGGGCGAACACTATCAACGACAGGCTAAAGAGCAGTTAGCCCGAGCTGAAAAACAGAAAGAATATCTTATTCAAGTCGAAAATTTAGTTCTGAAAATTCGCTATCACCAGAAAAAATTGTTGATCGTCTTAGACAATCCACTTTGGTTTAACTATGAAACGAGCGAGTTCGACAATAATGTTAATGAGTTGAAGCGTGTTTTAGAGAACTTAGCCATCTTTATTGAAGAGAATCCAGATTCTCTGGCCGTTCCCCGCGAGAGATTTCTCGAATTCGATCGAGAGTATGCCAATTTAGTGGAACGCTATTCAGTTAGGGTACAGTCGTTATGGACGATCGTCAATCCGCTTAATGTCGCTGCCGACGATCGTCCTCTGGCTCAAGCAGAGCTGATTGAGGCAATGACAGGACAAAAAGCCCTTCATTTTCGCTTGGGATTCGAGCGGCTGGCTGAAAAATTGCTGCCGATTAAAATAGCTGCCAACAAACAACAGAAAATTGCGATCGCCGAACTGGTTCGTGCCAATCGATTGCGGTGGATAATTATTCTCAGTAGCCTGGTGGGTTCCGGAGCGATCGCGGCCGTTTCAGTATGGTACGCCAGTCGGGCGATCGCTCATCCCCTGGAACAAGTGACAGATATTGCCCGGAAAGTGACGGCAGAGTCTAATTTTAACTTGCGCGCTCCAATGACCGCCAACGATGAGACAGCTATCTTGGCCGAATCTTTAAATCAACTTATTGCCTGGGTCGGACAATATACAGAAGAACTCGAACATGCGTTAGAGTCTTTGAAGCAAACCCAAACGCAACTGATTCAAACCGAAAAAATGTCGAGTTTGGGACAAATGGTGGCCGGAGTCGCTCACGAAATTAACAATCCCATGAATTTTATTCGCGGTAATTTGTCTTATCTCGAGCAATCTCTACAAGATTTGTTAGCCTTAATTGATATCTATGCCGAACACTATCCGACTCCAGTTGCAGAGGTTGAGGAGGCCATCCAAAATATCGACCTAGACTTTGTCCGTTCCGATATGCCAGCGGTGATGAAATCGATGCAGATAGGCAGCAAACGGGTTCAAGATATCGTACTCTCTCTGCGCAATTTTTCGCGTTTGGACGAAGCCGAAACGAAGGAAGTCGATTTGCATGAGGGACTTGACAGTACCCTAACGATACTGAGCAACCGTCTCCGAGAAGAGATGACCGTGGTGAAACATTATGGAGATCTTCCCTTAGTTTATTGTTATCCCGCTCAATTAAATCAGGTCTTTCTGAATCTGATCGCTAATAGTTTAGATGCTCTGGCAGAAGTGGAAGTGAGGGAGCAGGTAATCACTATTTCCACAGAAGTATTACCTGGCGATCGCGTGCAAGTGAAAATTAGTGATAATGGTTCTGGTATTCCGGATGAAATTAAAGATAAACTATTCGATCCCTTTTTTACAACAAAACCCATCGGTCAAGGTACGGGGTTGGGATTGAGTGTTGTGTATCAGATTGTTGAAACCCATCAAGGAACAATTACAGTGAATTCCCAGGTAGGAGTCGGTAGCGAGTTCATCGTCGAATTACCCATTCACAGCCCGCTCTCCCTGGGAAAAAAAACTAGTCAATCGTAA
- a CDS encoding phosphate/phosphite/phosphonate ABC transporter substrate-binding protein, with the protein MRSPTGEGPVRDRQIIQTSKAMKRRNFFEYSLLFAVGCIATNCGRGNSGNRNFPTLLRFTVTDVRTTEELERDYGPFRDVLQEILQTTIELVPVNSQLAAASALQAGQIDLAWAGPSEYVAIRARSQAIPIVSLNRPNYYTTISVRADSGITSLEDLQGKKIDMEEVGANTAHLGGVKVLLDAGLQPAKDFHIVMSAQETIGWLRDGKVDAWSSALHTYQAEIVKEGASEADYPIIGRGDNFPGDIFVLGSKFSPEVVEYLQAQMLANTDLLLQGIQAAPALTTKFQDASFALASDRDYDSIREVYRALGQDNYLP; encoded by the coding sequence ATGCGATCGCCCACTGGAGAAGGCCCGGTGCGCGATCGCCAGATAATACAGACAAGTAAGGCAATGAAACGACGTAATTTTTTCGAGTATTCTTTGCTGTTTGCCGTCGGTTGTATTGCAACTAACTGCGGCCGTGGCAATTCAGGCAATCGTAATTTTCCCACCCTGCTACGCTTTACCGTGACTGACGTGAGAACCACTGAGGAATTAGAACGAGATTACGGCCCTTTTCGCGATGTACTGCAAGAGATTCTGCAAACTACGATCGAGCTGGTGCCAGTCAACAGTCAACTAGCAGCCGCTTCTGCGTTGCAAGCCGGACAAATCGATCTTGCTTGGGCCGGACCCTCAGAATATGTAGCGATTCGGGCGAGAAGCCAGGCGATTCCTATCGTCAGTCTCAACCGTCCCAACTACTATACAACGATCTCGGTTCGGGCCGATAGCGGAATTACCTCTCTGGAAGATTTGCAAGGGAAAAAAATTGATATGGAAGAAGTTGGAGCGAATACCGCTCATTTGGGTGGAGTCAAGGTATTATTAGATGCGGGGTTGCAACCGGCGAAAGATTTTCATATTGTGATGTCCGCCCAAGAGACAATCGGCTGGCTCCGAGATGGAAAAGTGGACGCTTGGTCGTCAGCTCTTCATACTTATCAAGCTGAGATAGTAAAAGAAGGCGCTTCGGAAGCAGACTATCCGATTATCGGTCGTGGAGATAACTTTCCCGGAGATATTTTTGTGCTCGGCAGCAAATTTTCCCCAGAAGTTGTAGAGTACTTGCAAGCTCAAATGCTGGCCAATACCGATCTCCTCCTGCAAGGAATACAAGCGGCACCGGCATTAACCACTAAGTTCCAAGATGCTTCCTTTGCTCTAGCTAGCGATCGCGATTATGACTCGATCCGAGAAGTGTATCGGGCCCTCGGACAAGATAATTATTTACCTTAA
- a CDS encoding Arm DNA-binding domain-containing protein, giving the protein MKKRITVIQSATGKFDRVASRISLENRNGHIRLRWFLKGKPFSLSINGGITPTSIDVAYAKANAIAADITLDRFDPSLAKYDPHRTRETTEPNSICDLWEAYKKREENRAAHSTKSIWKEIDRALTEISSDALTVDNLEKFVAEYLKVRAVGTCHRHLTAIQTAIRAKFPQISLKKLLPKMDKKPVEWFSPEEIREILSAFQMDTYTSPSVPTNGT; this is encoded by the coding sequence ATGAAGAAAAGAATTACAGTAATTCAGTCCGCTACAGGGAAATTCGATCGCGTTGCCTCAAGAATCTCACTGGAAAATCGGAATGGTCATATCCGTCTTCGGTGGTTTCTCAAAGGAAAACCCTTCTCCCTGTCCATCAATGGAGGCATTACACCAACCTCAATTGATGTGGCCTACGCCAAAGCCAATGCGATCGCCGCCGACATTACCCTAGATCGATTCGACCCCTCCTTAGCCAAATACGATCCGCATCGCACCAGAGAGACAACTGAACCCAACTCAATCTGCGATCTTTGGGAAGCCTACAAGAAGCGCGAAGAGAATCGGGCTGCCCATTCAACAAAATCGATTTGGAAAGAAATTGACCGAGCGTTAACCGAGATTTCTTCCGATGCTCTTACTGTCGATAACTTAGAGAAATTTGTTGCCGAATATCTGAAGGTTCGAGCCGTCGGAACTTGCCACAGGCATTTGACAGCAATTCAGACCGCAATTCGAGCTAAATTCCCCCAAATCTCTCTCAAGAAGTTATTGCCAAAAATGGACAAAAAACCGGTGGAGTGGTTCTCTCCCGAAGAAATAAGAGAGATTTTATCAGCTTTCCAGATGGATACTTATACATCTCCGTCGGTACCAACTAACGGGACTTAG